The proteins below are encoded in one region of Paenarthrobacter ilicis:
- a CDS encoding DUF1990 family protein, with protein sequence MTSPHSEAWPISDRSYRRSEVSAGIGRGDAAWDRASTEVLRWGVKTASGFSIDIPGPVRTGDRVLVTARFFGLRVHEPVEVVAVVQEPLRVGFAYRTLPGHPVSGEEAFIVHRDGNDVRLTIRSLTGPASQQPWRILYPVLLVFQRVVRRRYLKALA encoded by the coding sequence ATGACCAGTCCACACTCTGAAGCTTGGCCCATCAGTGACCGCAGCTACCGCCGATCGGAGGTTTCGGCTGGCATTGGGCGGGGAGACGCCGCATGGGACCGCGCCAGTACGGAAGTCCTCCGCTGGGGGGTCAAGACAGCCAGCGGTTTCTCCATCGACATTCCAGGCCCCGTCCGCACCGGCGATCGAGTACTTGTTACCGCCAGGTTTTTTGGACTCCGCGTGCATGAGCCCGTGGAGGTAGTGGCAGTGGTCCAGGAGCCCCTTCGCGTGGGTTTTGCCTACAGAACACTTCCAGGGCATCCGGTCTCAGGGGAAGAGGCATTCATTGTCCACCGGGACGGAAACGATGTTCGACTCACTATCCGTTCCCTCACCGGTCCCGCCAGTCAACAGCCGTGGCGCATCCTTTACCCGGTGCTGTTAGTGTTCCAAAGGGTTGTGCGGCGGAGGTACTTGAAGGCCTTGGCTTAG
- a CDS encoding NAD(P)H-dependent oxidoreductase — protein sequence MSKSTVLTLVGSLRADSHNKKLAEAIQLNAPENVDVQIHDSLGSIPFYNEDIDVEGQVPAEAAALRAAANEADTILLVTPEHNGTMPAALKNAIDWLSRPFGAGALSGKPTAVVGTAFGQFGGVWAQDEARKAAGIAGAKVLEDVKLAVPGSMIRFAELHPKDDAEVVEQIKGIFEPLTSAQDEEAAA from the coding sequence ATGTCCAAGAGCACCGTCCTCACCCTCGTCGGCAGCCTCCGCGCTGATTCCCATAACAAGAAGCTCGCCGAGGCCATCCAACTGAACGCTCCGGAAAACGTTGACGTCCAGATCCACGACTCCCTGGGCAGCATCCCCTTCTACAACGAAGACATCGACGTTGAAGGCCAGGTCCCCGCCGAAGCCGCAGCCCTCCGCGCCGCCGCCAACGAGGCCGACACCATCCTCCTGGTCACCCCCGAGCACAACGGCACCATGCCCGCTGCACTGAAGAACGCCATCGACTGGCTGTCCCGCCCGTTCGGCGCCGGCGCCCTCTCCGGCAAGCCGACCGCCGTCGTCGGTACCGCTTTTGGCCAGTTCGGCGGAGTCTGGGCCCAGGACGAAGCCCGCAAGGCCGCAGGCATCGCCGGCGCCAAGGTGCTGGAAGACGTCAAGCTGGCAGTTCCCGGCTCCATGATCCGCTTCGCCGAGCTGCACCCCAAGGATGACGCTGAGGTCGTGGAGCAGATCAAGGGCATCTTCGAGCCGCTGACCTCTGCTCAGGACGAAGAAGCCGCAGCCTGA
- a CDS encoding TetR/AcrR family transcriptional regulator, translating to MSFIPLRPDLPLGSPHERSDAARNRERLLSAARELVDEFGAEALTMDALACKAKVGKGTVFRRFGSRAGLMMTLLSDAESDFQRAFMFGPAPLGPGAPPRERLTAFGEGRIYFVLENGELLKAAGAATSNKFDVPATKLSHRHLELLLREAGIADPWVMAMSLTFALDPERIVDDVRVRGISPTRLTDSWRDLVNRLTATS from the coding sequence GTGAGCTTCATCCCCCTGCGACCGGACCTGCCGCTTGGTTCGCCGCACGAGCGCAGCGACGCAGCGAGGAATCGTGAGCGGCTCCTGAGTGCTGCGCGTGAACTGGTGGATGAGTTCGGCGCCGAGGCGTTGACCATGGATGCCCTGGCCTGTAAGGCAAAGGTGGGCAAGGGCACCGTCTTCCGCAGATTCGGCAGCCGCGCCGGACTCATGATGACCCTGCTCAGCGATGCCGAATCTGACTTTCAGCGGGCCTTCATGTTTGGTCCAGCACCGCTGGGCCCGGGCGCCCCGCCCCGTGAGCGGCTCACGGCGTTCGGCGAAGGCCGGATCTACTTTGTCCTGGAAAACGGTGAGCTTCTGAAGGCCGCGGGCGCCGCCACCAGCAATAAGTTCGACGTTCCTGCCACCAAGCTCTCCCACCGCCACCTTGAACTCCTGCTGCGCGAAGCCGGCATAGCCGATCCCTGGGTCATGGCGATGTCCCTGACCTTCGCGTTGGATCCCGAGCGGATAGTTGACGACGTCCGCGTCCGGGGAATTTCGCCCACCAGGCTGACTGATTCCTGGCGTGACCTGGTCAATCGCCTGACGGCCACTTCCTAG
- a CDS encoding ABC transporter permease, whose amino-acid sequence MTNIIDPIAEIDESRVADQDVVIGKSRIIFRRFMRNRTAVAGLFIFLALFLFSIFGGFLTPWDKDTLDPYNIGMPPSPDHLLGTTQAGIDLMALIVDGTRTSILIGLIVGGVSVLISAVYGCTMAFFGGKVDATMLFILEALIMMPAILVVAVATSGSGGLKDLPSWLLLIVVLLFFSWMGTARLVRSLSMSLMQRDYVKAAKYMGVPSRRIVWRHLVPNIGSLLVLDFTRGITGAILAEVAFSFIGIGIKLPDVSLGVLIGQATGQVSSFPWMFWVPLTVMFLLTGSLAMMNDGLRDAFDPSSSSVGRAKTKTAKKITK is encoded by the coding sequence ATGACAAACATCATTGATCCCATCGCCGAAATCGACGAGTCCAGGGTGGCGGACCAGGACGTTGTCATTGGGAAGTCCCGGATCATCTTCCGCCGCTTCATGCGGAACCGGACCGCCGTCGCCGGTTTGTTCATCTTCCTGGCGCTTTTCCTGTTCTCCATCTTCGGCGGATTCCTGACCCCTTGGGACAAGGACACCCTGGATCCCTACAACATCGGCATGCCCCCGTCCCCGGATCACCTCCTGGGCACAACCCAGGCCGGCATAGACCTGATGGCGCTGATCGTTGACGGCACCCGAACCTCCATCCTCATCGGCCTGATTGTGGGCGGCGTGTCCGTTCTGATCTCAGCCGTCTATGGCTGCACCATGGCTTTCTTCGGCGGCAAAGTGGATGCCACCATGTTGTTCATCCTGGAAGCCCTGATCATGATGCCCGCCATCCTGGTGGTGGCCGTGGCAACCAGCGGCAGCGGCGGTCTCAAGGACCTTCCCAGCTGGCTTTTGCTGATCGTCGTCCTGCTGTTCTTCAGCTGGATGGGAACCGCCCGGTTGGTGCGTTCCCTGTCCATGTCGCTGATGCAACGCGATTACGTCAAGGCGGCAAAGTACATGGGTGTCCCGTCCCGCCGGATCGTGTGGCGCCACCTGGTCCCCAACATCGGCTCCCTGCTGGTGCTGGACTTCACCCGCGGCATCACCGGTGCGATCCTGGCCGAAGTGGCTTTCTCCTTCATCGGCATTGGCATCAAACTTCCGGACGTCAGCCTGGGTGTCCTGATCGGGCAGGCAACGGGGCAGGTTTCCTCGTTCCCTTGGATGTTCTGGGTGCCGCTCACCGTCATGTTCCTGCTGACCGGTTCACTGGCCATGATGAACGATGGCCTCCGTGACGCTTTCGATCCCAGCTCAAGTTCCGTGGGCCGGGCGAAGACCAAGACTGCGAAGAAGATCACCAAATGA
- a CDS encoding ABC transporter family substrate-binding protein — MKKYTTIGGVALAATLMLTACGGGTPSGPASQKAEESGGDISKLISVNAKEAKDLEQGGTVTLAVGSIGPDFNGFSNVGNSADNSALMTPINTASINSGGIGGCWKLDFDGKAEPNKDFCEDVKSEVKDGKQTVTIKINDKATWNDGTPIDVKTFENTWKMLRGEDKSIDIVSAGAYAFVDSVKAGANDKEVIVTTTQPVFPLEGLFFGLIHPAINTPEIFNTGFAGNMHPEWMAGPFKVENYDTTAKTVTMVPNDKWWGQKPVLDKVIWRQMEPSATIAAFKNGEIDAANGRTLGRYKQLEGTTNSEVRRGQRLFAGGLNLNAKRPALTDVAVRKAIFTAVDRKAIRDVRFNGLNWSEESSGSMMLMPFSEYYQDNYPVKDTGAEAAKKVLTDAGYTANDKGIMAKDGTPVSFKITNFGDDPTSAATSQTLQKQLQAAGMDVSIDQRGDADFGKVIGGREFDVTISGYTVGPDATDAVKQYYDSETNENGLGDAELDAEIKRLATISDDKERNKAAMEVEKKHMEKYYSMGTVLNGPEIQFVRTGLANYGPSLFKSLSNVPDWTTLGWEKGAKK; from the coding sequence ATGAAGAAGTACACGACGATCGGTGGCGTAGCGCTCGCAGCAACGCTCATGCTCACCGCTTGCGGCGGGGGAACGCCGTCGGGTCCGGCCTCCCAGAAGGCCGAAGAGAGCGGCGGCGACATCAGCAAGCTGATCAGCGTCAACGCCAAGGAAGCCAAGGACCTGGAGCAGGGTGGCACGGTCACTTTGGCTGTGGGCAGCATTGGTCCCGACTTCAACGGGTTCTCCAATGTGGGCAACAGCGCCGACAACTCCGCACTGATGACGCCCATCAACACCGCGTCCATCAACAGCGGCGGCATCGGCGGTTGCTGGAAGTTGGACTTCGACGGCAAGGCAGAGCCCAACAAGGACTTCTGCGAAGACGTCAAGAGCGAAGTCAAGGACGGCAAGCAGACCGTCACCATCAAGATCAACGACAAAGCGACGTGGAACGATGGGACCCCCATCGACGTCAAGACCTTCGAGAACACCTGGAAGATGCTCCGCGGTGAGGACAAGTCCATCGACATCGTAAGCGCCGGTGCTTACGCTTTTGTGGACTCCGTCAAAGCAGGGGCCAACGACAAAGAAGTCATTGTCACCACCACCCAGCCCGTCTTCCCGCTGGAGGGCCTGTTCTTCGGCCTGATCCACCCGGCCATCAACACCCCGGAAATCTTCAACACCGGATTTGCGGGCAACATGCACCCCGAATGGATGGCAGGTCCGTTCAAGGTGGAGAACTACGACACCACGGCCAAGACCGTCACCATGGTTCCCAACGACAAGTGGTGGGGCCAGAAGCCGGTTCTGGACAAGGTCATCTGGCGTCAGATGGAACCCAGCGCAACCATCGCTGCGTTCAAGAACGGTGAAATCGACGCAGCAAACGGCCGCACGCTGGGCCGCTACAAGCAGCTCGAAGGAACCACCAACTCCGAGGTCCGCCGCGGTCAGCGCCTGTTCGCTGGTGGCCTGAACCTGAACGCCAAGCGTCCGGCACTGACCGACGTGGCCGTCCGTAAGGCAATCTTCACGGCCGTGGACCGTAAAGCCATCCGCGATGTGCGCTTCAACGGCCTGAACTGGTCGGAAGAAAGCTCGGGCTCCATGATGCTCATGCCGTTCTCCGAGTACTACCAGGACAACTACCCCGTGAAGGACACTGGCGCCGAAGCTGCCAAGAAGGTCCTGACCGACGCCGGCTACACGGCCAACGACAAGGGCATCATGGCCAAGGACGGAACTCCTGTGTCCTTCAAGATCACGAACTTCGGTGATGACCCCACCTCCGCTGCCACCTCGCAGACCCTGCAGAAGCAGCTCCAAGCAGCCGGCATGGATGTTTCCATCGACCAGCGTGGTGACGCCGACTTCGGCAAGGTCATTGGTGGACGCGAGTTCGATGTGACCATCTCCGGTTACACCGTAGGCCCGGACGCCACCGACGCCGTGAAGCAGTACTACGATTCCGAAACCAACGAGAACGGCCTCGGCGATGCTGAGCTGGACGCTGAAATCAAGCGCCTCGCAACCATCTCCGATGACAAAGAGCGCAATAAGGCCGCCATGGAGGTAGAGAAGAAGCACATGGAGAAGTACTACTCCATGGGTACCGTGCTGAACGGCCCGGAGATCCAGTTTGTGCGCACCGGACTTGCCAACTACGGCCCGTCCCTGTTCAAGAGCCTGTCCAACGTTCCGGACTGGACCACCCTCGGCTGGGAAAAGGGCGCCAAGAAATAG
- a CDS encoding ABC transporter permease codes for MLKYLMKRSGIYLIMIFLTTSAGYFLAVTSLKPAVLEQEKIPRPTPEQVAASFRGLGLDPELNPWERYVQWLGGIITRWDWGRSPNGAFVNAEFADRVLVSTRLFIASIILTLIIGVALGVYSAARQYKFQDRAITSYSYLVHILPAPIAYFLVQLGAISINETVGQRIFFVTGISTPGIDPGWPAFVDLVAHYAVPTFAMTIFGWAGYQIAQRQYLLDNVNADFVRTARAKGLTRNQAIRKHALRVSFIPVAQSIAFTIPAIFTGGFFAEAIFAWPGIGLWSIQAIGLQDVNVATATLAYGSVIFAIGAILADFATTLVDPRVRVQ; via the coding sequence ATGCTGAAATATCTGATGAAGCGGTCGGGAATCTACCTGATCATGATCTTCCTGACCACAAGTGCCGGTTACTTCCTGGCGGTCACGTCGCTCAAGCCGGCGGTCCTCGAGCAGGAGAAAATTCCGCGGCCCACCCCCGAACAAGTAGCTGCGTCGTTCCGCGGCCTGGGCCTCGACCCGGAGCTGAACCCCTGGGAACGGTACGTTCAGTGGCTCGGCGGGATCATTACCCGGTGGGACTGGGGACGCAGCCCCAACGGCGCATTCGTCAACGCCGAGTTCGCGGACCGCGTCCTGGTGTCCACCAGGCTGTTCATCGCCTCGATCATCCTTACCCTGATCATCGGCGTTGCCTTGGGTGTCTACTCCGCGGCCCGGCAATACAAGTTCCAGGACCGTGCCATCACGTCCTACAGCTACCTCGTCCACATCCTCCCGGCGCCCATCGCCTACTTCCTTGTGCAGCTCGGAGCGATCAGCATCAACGAAACCGTTGGGCAGCGCATCTTCTTCGTCACAGGAATTTCGACGCCGGGAATCGACCCCGGTTGGCCGGCGTTCGTTGACCTGGTGGCCCACTACGCCGTGCCCACCTTCGCGATGACCATCTTTGGTTGGGCCGGCTACCAGATCGCACAGCGCCAGTACCTGCTGGACAACGTCAACGCCGACTTTGTCCGCACAGCCCGCGCCAAAGGCCTCACCCGCAACCAGGCCATCCGTAAGCACGCGCTCCGCGTCTCCTTCATCCCGGTGGCCCAAAGCATTGCCTTCACCATCCCTGCGATCTTCACCGGCGGGTTCTTCGCCGAGGCCATCTTTGCCTGGCCGGGCATCGGCCTGTGGAGCATCCAGGCAATCGGACTCCAGGACGTCAACGTCGCTACGGCCACGTTGGCCTACGGTTCGGTGATCTTCGCGATCGGCGCCATCCTTGCCGACTTCGCCACCACGCTGGTCGATCCACGAGTGAGGGTCCAGTAA
- a CDS encoding ABC transporter ATP-binding protein translates to MSTNTSQNPAERLRDAGLYAPGDAVLSVRDLNVRFNSENGVVHAVRGVDFDLMPGKTLGIVGESGSGKSVTSMAIMGLLPETADITGSVRYKGKELLGLSDKAMCKHRGSDIAMVFQDPLSSLTPVYTVGHQIIEALTVHNASMSKQAKEARAVDLLRMVGIPSPKDRLKAFPHEFSGGMRQRVMIAIAIANDPRVLIADEPTTALDVTIQAQVLEVLHKAQEETGAAVVMITHDLGVVAGMADDIMVMYAGKPVETGSVEDIYYNPRMPYTLGLLGAVPRVDSSDKQSLVPIEGTPPNLALPVTGCSFAPRCPMVSDACLDGEPELFPVPGTATAGAAEQALKHKAACIKAEQLSGDADAHKIFRAPEKPVSKFDGVPRLEREKVLELKDVKKHFPLLKGALIKRRIGTVKAVDGLSFDIREGECVSIVGESGCGKTTTLLEIMEFHPDQVGEVVIGGVSNKAATDHKTTMAMRKEMQMVFQDPTGALDPRFTVYEVLAEPLENLGMPKAAIKKRIMELMKLVGLQPDHVNRFPNQFSGGQRQRIGIARALAVNPKLVVLDEPVSALDVSVQAGVINLLDKLRAELGLSYLMVAHDLSVVRHISDRVAVMYLGKIVETGHVDDVFDNPRHPYTRALLSAIPVPDPNLERTRERIILQGDLPSPLDAPKGCNFATRCPVFAALPAAKQEKCLSLEPPLASEGSQDFACFYPDGEIDADMLVVHA, encoded by the coding sequence ATGAGCACCAACACCTCCCAGAACCCCGCCGAGCGCCTCCGCGACGCAGGACTGTATGCACCAGGCGACGCCGTCCTGAGCGTGCGCGACCTCAACGTCCGCTTCAACTCGGAAAACGGTGTGGTCCATGCGGTCCGTGGCGTGGACTTCGACCTCATGCCAGGCAAGACCCTGGGCATTGTGGGCGAGTCCGGCTCGGGTAAATCGGTCACCTCCATGGCCATCATGGGGCTGCTCCCGGAGACCGCGGACATCACCGGATCCGTCCGCTACAAGGGCAAGGAACTGCTGGGGCTCAGCGATAAAGCCATGTGCAAGCACCGCGGCAGCGACATCGCCATGGTGTTCCAGGACCCGCTGTCCTCGCTGACCCCCGTGTACACGGTGGGCCACCAGATCATCGAGGCACTGACCGTTCACAACGCCTCCATGAGCAAGCAGGCCAAAGAAGCCCGCGCCGTCGACCTCCTCCGGATGGTCGGCATCCCCAGCCCGAAGGACCGGCTGAAGGCCTTCCCGCACGAATTTTCCGGCGGCATGCGCCAGCGCGTCATGATCGCCATCGCCATCGCCAACGACCCCCGGGTCCTGATTGCCGACGAACCCACCACCGCCCTGGACGTCACCATCCAGGCGCAGGTGCTGGAGGTCCTGCACAAGGCGCAGGAGGAAACCGGCGCTGCCGTCGTGATGATCACGCACGACCTCGGCGTGGTGGCCGGCATGGCGGACGACATCATGGTGATGTACGCCGGAAAGCCGGTGGAAACCGGCTCCGTTGAGGACATCTACTACAACCCGCGGATGCCCTACACACTGGGCTTGCTGGGCGCCGTGCCGCGTGTGGATTCCTCGGACAAGCAGTCCTTGGTTCCCATCGAGGGCACCCCGCCAAACCTTGCGCTGCCCGTCACCGGATGCTCCTTCGCGCCGCGCTGCCCCATGGTCAGCGACGCCTGCTTGGACGGCGAACCGGAGCTCTTCCCCGTTCCCGGCACGGCAACCGCCGGCGCAGCGGAACAGGCGCTGAAGCACAAAGCAGCCTGCATCAAAGCTGAACAGCTGTCCGGCGACGCTGATGCGCACAAGATCTTCCGCGCGCCGGAAAAGCCGGTATCAAAGTTCGACGGCGTTCCCCGCCTTGAGCGCGAAAAGGTCCTGGAGCTCAAGGACGTCAAAAAGCACTTCCCGCTGCTCAAAGGCGCGCTGATCAAGCGGCGGATCGGCACGGTCAAGGCCGTGGATGGTTTGAGCTTCGACATCCGCGAAGGCGAATGCGTCTCGATCGTTGGCGAATCAGGGTGCGGCAAGACAACCACCCTGTTGGAAATCATGGAATTCCATCCGGACCAGGTGGGCGAAGTGGTGATTGGCGGCGTCAGCAACAAGGCAGCCACCGACCACAAGACCACCATGGCCATGCGTAAAGAAATGCAGATGGTGTTCCAGGACCCCACCGGCGCATTGGATCCGCGCTTCACGGTGTACGAAGTCCTGGCCGAGCCGCTGGAAAACCTGGGCATGCCCAAGGCCGCCATCAAGAAACGCATCATGGAGCTCATGAAGCTGGTGGGCCTGCAGCCGGACCACGTGAACCGCTTCCCCAACCAGTTCTCCGGCGGCCAGCGGCAACGCATCGGCATTGCCCGTGCACTGGCGGTCAACCCCAAGCTGGTGGTCCTGGATGAGCCGGTGTCCGCGTTGGACGTCTCCGTCCAGGCCGGCGTGATCAACCTGCTGGACAAGCTCCGTGCGGAGCTGGGCCTGAGCTACCTGATGGTGGCCCACGACCTCTCAGTGGTCCGCCACATTTCGGACCGTGTGGCCGTGATGTACCTGGGCAAGATCGTGGAAACCGGGCACGTGGACGATGTCTTCGACAATCCGCGCCACCCCTACACCCGGGCCCTGCTGTCAGCCATTCCTGTTCCGGATCCCAACCTGGAGCGCACCCGCGAACGCATCATCCTGCAAGGCGACCTCCCCAGCCCGCTGGATGCGCCCAAGGGATGCAACTTCGCCACGCGTTGCCCGGTATTCGCCGCGCTTCCCGCGGCAAAGCAGGAGAAGTGCCTTAGTCTGGAGCCGCCACTGGCTTCCGAGGGGTCGCAGGACTTCGCATGCTTCTACCCGGATGGAGAGATAGATGCCGACATGCTGGTGGTGCATGCCTGA